A DNA window from Candidatus Atribacteria bacterium ADurb.Bin276 contains the following coding sequences:
- the gpmA gene encoding 2,3-bisphosphoglycerate-dependent phosphoglycerate mutase, which translates to MIKLVLVRHGESSWNKENRFTGWTDVDLSDKGIEEAHTGGKALKEQGFTFDIAFTSVLKRAIRTLWIVLDEMDLMWIPVENSWRLNERHYGALQGLNKAETAAKFGEEQVKIWRRSYDIQPPALEKSDPRFPGKDPRYQDLDEKDLPLTECLKDTVARFLPYWHQTIAPTIQTGKKVLIAAHGNSLRALVKYLDNISDEEIVGLNIPTGIPLVYELDKSLKPIQHYYIGDEETVKKAMEAVANQGKAKK; encoded by the coding sequence ATGATAAAGTTAGTACTCGTTCGTCACGGAGAAAGTAGCTGGAATAAGGAAAATCGCTTTACCGGATGGACAGATGTTGATTTATCCGATAAAGGAATAGAAGAGGCTCATACTGGTGGAAAAGCCCTAAAAGAACAGGGTTTTACCTTTGATATAGCCTTTACTTCAGTTCTAAAACGCGCAATTCGCACTCTCTGGATTGTGCTTGATGAAATGGATTTAATGTGGATCCCGGTAGAAAATTCCTGGCGCTTGAATGAACGTCACTATGGTGCCTTGCAAGGTTTGAATAAGGCCGAAACCGCAGCAAAATTTGGAGAAGAACAGGTAAAAATTTGGAGGAGAAGCTACGATATTCAACCTCCGGCCTTAGAAAAATCTGATCCTCGGTTCCCAGGCAAAGACCCACGTTACCAAGATCTCGATGAAAAAGACCTGCCCTTGACTGAATGTCTGAAGGATACCGTTGCCCGCTTTCTTCCTTACTGGCATCAAACCATTGCTCCAACAATCCAAACTGGAAAAAAAGTACTTATTGCTGCTCATGGAAACAGCTTAAGAGCTTTGGTCAAATATTTGGATAATATTTCAGATGAGGAAATTGTCGGTCTAAATATTCCCACTGGAATACCCTTGGTATATGAATTAGACAAGTCTTTAAAGCCTATTCAACATTATTACATTGGAGATGAAGAAACGGTTAAAAAAGCTATGGAAGCCGTCGCCAATCAGGGAAAAGCAAAGAAGTAA
- the ramA gene encoding (R)-stereoselective amidase, producing the protein MIIYNYNSVEPKVTSFEPYQKGNRMKNLVIALAQMESKVGKIDKNLFKIKKYIDTAALNQVDIICFPELSVTGYSPENSQEYAEMIPGYSSKIISQWAQDKQITILAGICEKNQSLNPYITQVICMTDGNVFKYRKTHLAPHEVAFFSPGHEFPVFDIPQVRFGIEICWELHFPQITTFLSLQGAELVFCPYASARTPKDRQQSWHIFLPARAYDNRIFIASCNALGQDFGGGLMVCDPEGHIVVEDHQGKESMIIANLDSSIIESIRNPNNQSLFQSYYPKFLRNELF; encoded by the coding sequence ATGATTATTTATAACTATAATAGTGTTGAACCAAAGGTTACTTCATTTGAACCTTATCAGAAAGGAAACCGTATGAAAAACTTAGTTATTGCCCTAGCCCAAATGGAATCAAAAGTTGGTAAAATAGATAAAAACCTTTTTAAAATCAAAAAATATATTGATACTGCAGCTTTAAATCAGGTTGACATCATTTGTTTTCCTGAGCTCTCAGTAACCGGATATTCTCCAGAAAACAGTCAAGAATATGCCGAAATGATACCTGGTTATAGCTCAAAGATTATATCCCAATGGGCTCAAGATAAACAAATCACCATACTGGCTGGCATCTGTGAAAAAAATCAAAGCCTGAATCCTTATATTACTCAAGTTATTTGCATGACCGATGGAAATGTTTTTAAATATCGTAAAACTCATTTAGCTCCTCATGAGGTTGCATTTTTTTCTCCTGGTCATGAATTTCCGGTTTTTGATATTCCTCAAGTTCGGTTCGGTATTGAAATTTGCTGGGAACTTCACTTTCCCCAAATAACAACCTTTCTTTCTCTTCAAGGAGCCGAACTGGTCTTTTGTCCTTATGCATCGGCACGAACTCCAAAAGATCGACAACAATCTTGGCACATTTTCCTTCCAGCCAGAGCGTATGATAACCGGATTTTCATCGCTAGTTGTAACGCACTTGGACAGGATTTTGGTGGAGGCTTAATGGTCTGTGATCCTGAGGGGCACATTGTTGTTGAAGATCACCAAGGAAAAGAGAGCATGATTATAGCTAACCTCGATTCTTCAATAATTGAAAGTATACGAAATCCCAACAATCAATCCCTTTTTCAAAGTTATTACCCAAAATTTCTAAGAAATGAACTTTTTTGA
- a CDS encoding PAC2 family protein, protein MENLKFLEKPVLFSPRLIIGLSGWMDGGYVSTGTIVYLNNKLNAIKFAEINPHPFYIYNLPGSMEEIAQFRPYTKITDGLVNEVKFPTNEFFADTHNNLILFSGKEPNINWDQYCQILFFMCEEYQIQEIYFIGSVNGLTPHTRDPRVYSSVSNEKLKKILEEENIRFTTYEGSASLTTYLTFLTKERNINMINLITDVPMYIHATNPRGIISIVKKVKALLQLNLDFSDLIPLVEQFDSNMAVAMREQPELAKQVKKLEENYDNEIVTDNQNFEEWLKKHGIDNL, encoded by the coding sequence ATGGAAAATCTTAAATTTTTAGAAAAACCAGTTCTGTTTTCTCCCAGATTGATCATTGGATTATCGGGGTGGATGGATGGAGGATATGTATCAACCGGAACTATTGTTTATTTGAATAATAAGTTGAATGCAATTAAGTTTGCGGAAATAAATCCCCACCCTTTTTATATATATAATTTACCGGGATCTATGGAGGAAATTGCTCAATTTCGTCCTTATACGAAAATTACCGACGGATTAGTAAATGAAGTCAAGTTTCCAACTAATGAATTTTTTGCTGATACTCATAATAATCTTATTCTATTCTCTGGTAAAGAACCAAATATTAATTGGGATCAATACTGTCAAATATTATTTTTTATGTGTGAAGAGTATCAAATTCAAGAAATATATTTTATTGGAAGCGTCAACGGTTTAACTCCTCACACTCGAGATCCACGGGTCTATAGTTCGGTAAGCAATGAAAAATTAAAAAAAATTCTTGAGGAAGAAAATATCCGTTTTACCACTTACGAAGGCTCTGCCAGTTTAACTACCTATCTCACTTTTTTAACCAAAGAGAGAAACATAAACATGATTAACCTCATCACTGATGTACCAATGTATATCCATGCAACCAATCCGAGAGGGATTATCTCTATCGTAAAAAAAGTCAAAGCTTTACTTCAATTAAACCTCGATTTTTCAGATTTAATCCCACTGGTTGAGCAGTTTGATAGTAATATGGCCGTTGCCATGCGCGAGCAACCGGAGTTAGCCAAACAAGTGAAAAAACTTGAGGAGAATTATGATAATGAGATAGTTACTGATAATCAGAATTTCGAGGAATGGTTAAAAAAGCATGGTATTGATAACCTTTAG
- the yjmD gene encoding putative zinc-type alcohol dehydrogenase-like protein YjmD, translating into MKVLFGKSPFQLQWRDAPVPKPQSGQVLVRVEAGGICGTDLHFLRNNEDWTPLGHEVVGIIEQIGEGVDDSLIGKSVIIENHAACGVCKQCKNGSSLYCENLTTYMTNQAGFSDYLVIRQDMVHVYDKKRIDFIHACLAEPLTVALDVTLRAELELNDEVVVFGPGPIGLMVVRLAKLQGARRVFLVGSKRSTPRGAYRLELGKQMGADLILCYEENDVVGEILNAIPKGADRVIVTAPPKTITDAIQVSRFGGIVAFNGIEYGEGSQITFDANEFHFKKLQLRASHAIPNHYFPIAIDLLNRHDLPLEALLSHVFPFNEAEKAFQIASSQQEKVLKVVLKS; encoded by the coding sequence GTGAAAGTTCTTTTTGGAAAATCACCTTTTCAGCTCCAATGGCGAGATGCACCTGTTCCCAAGCCTCAATCAGGACAGGTATTAGTACGGGTTGAAGCAGGGGGTATTTGTGGAACCGATCTCCATTTTCTTCGAAATAATGAAGATTGGACACCTTTAGGTCATGAGGTAGTAGGAATCATTGAGCAGATCGGTGAGGGTGTTGATGACAGTCTGATTGGGAAAAGTGTAATTATAGAAAACCATGCAGCTTGTGGGGTTTGTAAACAATGTAAAAATGGGAGTTCATTGTATTGCGAAAACTTAACTACTTACATGACCAACCAAGCTGGTTTTTCTGATTACCTTGTCATTAGACAGGATATGGTGCATGTTTATGATAAGAAACGAATTGATTTTATTCACGCTTGCTTAGCCGAACCGCTTACCGTGGCATTAGATGTGACCTTACGAGCTGAACTAGAGCTCAATGATGAGGTTGTTGTCTTTGGACCAGGTCCCATCGGGTTGATGGTGGTACGATTAGCTAAGTTACAAGGAGCTCGTCGGGTCTTCCTGGTTGGTTCCAAACGTTCTACTCCGAGGGGGGCTTATCGTTTGGAATTAGGGAAACAAATGGGTGCCGATTTGATTCTGTGTTATGAAGAAAATGATGTGGTAGGTGAGATCCTAAATGCTATTCCCAAGGGCGCCGATCGAGTCATTGTTACGGCACCTCCCAAAACCATTACCGATGCTATTCAAGTATCTCGGTTTGGTGGTATCGTTGCCTTTAATGGGATTGAGTATGGAGAAGGAAGCCAGATAACTTTTGACGCCAATGAGTTTCATTTTAAAAAGTTGCAGCTCAGAGCTTCTCATGCCATCCCAAACCACTATTTTCCCATTGCTATTGACCTCTTGAATCGTCATGATCTTCCATTAGAAGCTTTATTATCTCACGTTTTTCCATTTAATGAGGCAGAAAAGGCTTTTCAAATAGCATCAAGTCAACAAGAAAAGGTTTTAAAAGTTGTTTTGAAATCTTAG